The following proteins are co-located in the Pectinophora gossypiella chromosome 7, ilPecGoss1.1, whole genome shotgun sequence genome:
- the LOC126368494 gene encoding neutral ceramidase-like, with the protein MAVSLLGKIIITIVVLGVIAGMTVTIVLIVNDDNNGDPVEGTTEGTQGTDEDGGIPGTTPSPGDHMPYEVGVGIADMTGPCAEITFMGYAELGQRGEGIHLRQYARSFIFKKGDTRIVLVTAEVQAVGIAVRREVVRKLQEEYGDIYTLRNVIITGTHTHSAPGGTLVDFILDISILGFSSETFNAYVDGITRVCDVIIIT; encoded by the exons ATGGCGGTGTCACTGTTAGGCAAGATAATAATCACCATTGTGGTACTGGGTGTCATTGCTGGTATGACAGTGACTATAGTGCTGATAGTGAATGATGATAACAACGGAGACCCTGTAGAAGGGACCACAGAAGGCACCCAGGGTACTGATGAGGACGGTGGAATACCAGGCACAACACCGAGTCCCGGTGATCACATGCCCTATGAAGTTGGCGTTGGTATAGCCGATATGACGGGGCCTTGTGCTGAAATAACCTTT ATGGGTTACGCAGAGCTAGGGCAGAGAGGAGAAGGCATCCACCTTCGGCAGTACGCTCGCTCGTTCATCTTCAAGAAGGGAGACACCAGGATCGTGCTGGTCACCGCTGAGGTGCAAGCTGTCGGCATTGCTGTTAGGCGAGAG GTCGTAAGGAAACTCCAAGAAGAATACGGCGACATCTACACTCTTAGGAATGTCATCATCACAGGCACCCACACCCACAGCGCGCCTGGCGGGACTCTGGTGGACTTCATCCTCGACATTAGTATCTTAGGATTCTCCAGTGAGACCTTCAACGCTTATGTTGACGGCATCACCAGGGTATGTGACgttattatcataacataa